A stretch of the Fodinicurvata sediminis DSM 21159 genome encodes the following:
- a CDS encoding AEC family transporter, with protein sequence MRAVMNAILNVVLPVFGIMLAGYLVGRARILGEDSGRALNGFVYYVALPALFFGSMADVPLARIFNWPLILSFGGGLLVTFLFSIAVALVFFRGRFGEVSMHGLTAIFSNTGYMGVPLLQIAFGQQGVLAAVITTVITAVVVIGIGVILLETDRHQGSAPRVIARNVSLGLAKNPLILSALAGILYSWSGLPLPQPVATFMELTGNAAAPAALFAIGLFMVGKSLTEGMREVVWISSLKLLVAPLVTAWLAYSVLGMQGVDAKAAIIQAALPTGALMFVLAQQYGVYVQRATSVILVSTVLSVLTLSALFVLLGVQ encoded by the coding sequence TGCCATTCTCAACGTCGTCCTGCCCGTCTTCGGAATCATGCTGGCCGGTTACCTGGTGGGCCGTGCACGGATTCTGGGCGAGGACTCTGGCCGTGCGCTGAACGGCTTCGTCTACTACGTGGCCCTGCCGGCGCTGTTCTTCGGCTCCATGGCCGACGTGCCGCTGGCGCGGATCTTCAACTGGCCCCTGATCCTGTCGTTCGGCGGCGGGTTGCTGGTCACCTTCCTCTTCTCCATCGCCGTGGCCCTGGTCTTCTTCCGCGGGCGCTTCGGCGAGGTCTCGATGCACGGCCTGACGGCCATCTTCTCCAACACCGGCTACATGGGCGTGCCGCTGCTGCAGATTGCCTTCGGGCAACAGGGTGTGCTGGCGGCCGTCATCACCACGGTCATCACCGCGGTGGTGGTCATCGGCATCGGCGTCATCCTGCTGGAAACCGACCGCCACCAGGGCAGCGCGCCGCGCGTCATCGCCCGCAATGTCAGCCTGGGCCTGGCAAAGAACCCGCTGATTCTCTCGGCTCTGGCCGGCATCCTCTATTCCTGGAGCGGCCTGCCCCTGCCCCAGCCGGTCGCCACCTTTATGGAGCTGACCGGCAATGCCGCCGCCCCGGCCGCGCTGTTTGCCATCGGCCTGTTCATGGTGGGCAAGTCGCTGACCGAGGGCATGCGCGAGGTTGTCTGGATCTCCTCGCTGAAACTGCTGGTCGCCCCCCTGGTCACGGCCTGGCTGGCCTATTCGGTCCTGGGCATGCAGGGCGTGGACGCCAAGGCCGCGATCATCCAGGCGGCCCTGCCCACGGGTGCGCTGATGTTCGTCCTGGCCCAGCAGTACGGCGTCTATGTCCAGCGCGCCACCTCTGTGATCCTGGTCTCCACCGTGCTGTCGGTCCTGACCCTCTCGGCACTGTTCGTCCTGCTGGGCGTGCAGTAG